The following proteins are encoded in a genomic region of Parus major isolate Abel chromosome 18, Parus_major1.1, whole genome shotgun sequence:
- the PECAM1 gene encoding platelet endothelial cell adhesion molecule isoform X30: MYLALLVIFLQCSEVYAQGKVFTFNRVEIRVQPSVKVKNGAPMSISCHADISKNTDFQLKHNFTIFKNGKLVFMTVSDKEDAWYEIPAARSSDTGDYECTVKADGKLSFSNSIYVWVAGMTKPILTADKKEVIEGEVVKLRCELPEEVPPLEFVFRKIKTNSAPKEKHVLEQNQNFSEMEYYVEEGDNILQFDCFGKRQIRSGWESSQHSNRTLVTVKEPFIKPTLITKPSNNVTEGDQIEFECSTVVAQIRDIEIIFQKNRTILNNVRDKKFLKYSTVATQEDSGEYLCKVEQGAVSKTTKLNVYVSELFPRPTLSASMTKLDESKDLILSCSINGVRRANFSMLRKSPSGDVLLKNSRVLPIKVSVNDTGFYTCKAEVKGIVKESKPVWINVYAPVSKPTLSVVSGSPEVVLGKPLHLICHSVMGTPPITFTFYKGDEIKKNVTNDTYATFLDEDIGLNDNGGYKCDARNNHSSGVKTSNILNVTVIVPIRDASLGSIPYGEVEVGSDTAFLCSVKEGSWPIDFKFFKKTDREVLLHEVREYSDRTIWHKKTMKRRDTGTYYCMASNRASVDVRSRPITISVILAAWQKGVIAAFVLTAMAGAGAVALWWFLRKKKKAKGPSMEMSGSPLAPNLTSEKLTRQPSDGNYYSAENIWAS, translated from the exons ATGTATCTTGCTCTGCTGGTGATTTTCTTGCAGT gtTCAGAAGTTTATGCTCAGGGGAAAG TTTTTACTTTCAACAGAGTTGAAATCAGGGTTCAGCCATCTGTCAAAGTGAAGAATGGAGCTCCAATGTCAATTAGCTGCCATGCTGATATTAGCAAAAATACTGATTTCCAGCTGAAGcataattttacaatttttaagAATGGGAAGCTTGTGTTTATGACCGTATCAGACAAAGAAGATGCATGGTATGAAATACCTGCAGCCAGGTCTTCAGATACAGGAGACTATGAATGTACTGTGAAAGCAGATGGAAAGCTGAGTTTCAGTAACTCCATCTATGTTTGGGTAGCAG GAATGACCAAGCCAATCCTGACTGCAGACAAAAAAGAAGTTATAGAGGGTGAAGTTGTGAAATTACGTTGTGAGCTGCCAGAAGAAGTACCTCCTTTAGAGTTCGTTTTCCGGAAGATAAAGACAAATTCAGCACCTAAGGAAAAACATGTActtgaacaaaaccaaaatttttctgaaatggaataTTATGTTGAAGAGGGAgataatattttacaatttgATTGCTTTGGCAAGAGACAAATAAGATCGGGATGGGAAAGCTCACAACACAGCAACAGAACACTTGTTACAGTCAAGG AACCATTTATAAAGCCCACTCTGATCACCAAGCCCTCGAATAATGTTACAGAGGGAGACCAAATAGAATTTGAATGCTCAACTGTGGTAGCTCAAATTCGTGACATTGAAATCAtcttccagaaaaacagaacaataCTGAACAATGTACGAGATaagaaatttttgaaatacTCTACAGTAGCTACTCAAGAGGACAGTGGTGAATACCTGTGTAAGGTGGAGCAAGGAGCGGTGTCTAAAACCACCAAACTGAATGTCTATGTGTCAG AATTATTCCCCAGGCCAACGCTGTCTGCTTCTATGACTAAGTTGGATGAAAGTAAAGATTTGATTTTGAGTTGCAGCATTAATGGTGTTCGGAGAGCCAACTTCTCTATGTTACGGAAAAGTCCCAGTGGAGATGTCCTGTTGAAAAATTCTAGAGTCTTACCAATTAAAGTTAGTGTGAATGATACTGGATTTTACACCTGCAAAGCTGAAGTAAAAGGAATAGTCAAGGAGAGCAAACCTGTATGGATAAATGTTTATG CTCCAGTCTCCAAGCCAACTCTTTCTGTTGTCAGTGGTTCACCAGAGGTGGTATTAGGGAAGCCTCTACATTTAATCTGTCATTCAGTGATGGGAACACCACCAATAACATTCACATTCTACAAAGGggatgaaataaagaaaaatgtaactaATGACACATATGCTACATTCTTGGATGAAGATATTGGGCTAAATGACAATGGAGGATACAAATGTGATGCTAGAAACAATCACTCCAGTGGTGTGAAAACTAGCAACATTCTAAATGTCACAGTGATAG TGCCAATCAGGGATGCCAGTTTGGGCAGTATTCCGTATGGAGAAGTAGAAGTTGGCAGTGATactgctttcctctgctctgtaAAAGAAGGATCTTGGCCAATTGACttcaagttttttaaaaaaactgatcGTGAAGTTCTTCTCCATGAAGTAAGGGAATATTCAGACAGAACCATATGGCACAAGAAAACAATGAAGAGGAGGGATACAGGGACTTACTATTGCATGGCTTCGAACCGAGCCAGCGTGGATGTGAGGAGCCGTCCAATAACCATCAGTG TCATCTTAGCAGCGTGGCAGAAAGGAGTCATTGCTGCATTTGTCCTAACAgccatggcaggagcaggagcagtcGCTTTGTGGTGGTTTTTGCGTAAGAAGAAAAAGG CTAAAGGACCATCCATGGAGATGTCTGG ttctcCCTTGGCTCCAAACTTGACAAGTGAAAAACTAACAAGACAGCCCAGTGATGGAAACTACTATTCAG